The following proteins come from a genomic window of Metarhizium brunneum chromosome 2, complete sequence:
- the ski3 gene encoding Superkiller protein 3, with protein sequence MSGAKATLKAINDAIRGQDYDGAIEKAKELIKKDPKSYHGLIFLAFALDKKNQLVEAENFYKKATELRPQDAQAFQGLIKVYEKQGNQRLGEYQTAVVSLAQIFHEAEDLYKAQDVVDKFVDFARVNGDKLQYADALWIQLPESPLYPILEGRFPQPARTYETIAHILEDFEKKRINTLVGERRTRLGARLSEVKVEVKREVYAQSKLEPIYRQLINWTSNDEVRRDFEEKLLQYCYDRLLVTAAGPVKTQEQAKVFGLANDMVTIKHPFKLAWDIAIDWQDGKDIKDWDAGLLRDYCTFFPDSDMYKIITAFLTSNFSPFPPEAKAAEDTRAAANSASDDSEDDEDGGVPIAYVPLTDEDRLMMISEGITGSESVFAYRLVGVYFLQIGEYENTVELMRKARAFLDKERARVGISYENTGDTYALCLATSLVYFQSPRHHQEAKELFEKVLERDSTSTSALIGVGLIFEEEKEYDQAIDFLERALKRDTSNLRVKSEAAWVKALKGDWKTAKHELSECLPILEEKIALYKELMADTQYRIGCCIWNLDTSRQARKQRKGDCAYAYWLSALNNNMNHAPAYTSLGIFYSDYAKDKKRARRCFQKALELSAAEVVSAERLARSFAEDGDWERVELVAQRIIDSGIVKPPPGSKRKGISWPFAAMGVAELNKQDFHKAIVSFQAALRLFPNDYHSWVGLGESYHSSGRYIAATKAIVNAQRLEEHLGDGISADTWFTKYMLANIKRELGEYDESIALYNTVIETHPEEQGVVIALMQTMVDNALTCIEKGLFGKAVQLATYTIEFGSKTPADVKETFNFWKSIADAASVFGSVQSRVVNFPASEIKELLEASYQEAFELLANVDKVGTDVVYAKGIYPKDEQLGVDMTRCIHATILCYKEAIHVSSGDIHAQAVAHYNLGWAEYRAHACLPAQMRKKPSNYIKAAVRALKRAIELESGNADFWNALGVVTSEINPAVSQHAFVRSLHLNERSPVGWTNLGVLALLSGDTKLANEAFTRGQSADPEYAHAWLGQAFLALLYGDVKEARGLFTHAMEIAEASSVPTRKHYSSSLFDHILTAPANMTVASLIQPLFALNQIRSMLPQDLASGHLSCLFNERTRDSASAVKTLEKLCDVIEADYEATESRESLARFTLARTDLARAYLAAGEYAKAVECGEMALGLSSDDADSELTGEQRKKARLSSHLTVGLGQYYLGQHQEAETYFEEALGESDNNPDATCLLAQVLWAQGTEKSRDKAREVLFEVIERQPDHVQSILSLGVVALLDQDESSLEAVVEELQGLRTNDKVSTTEQSQIGEVLRAVAGMAEGHTQQEVVQQIQEDIMLYPHLPHGWSSLAEATGDKYAAQMALKVAARGIPPRGILEAQDLAKAYAGTGKAADAQKAAFLSPWDGCGWTALKVVTDGI encoded by the exons ATGTCAGGCGCCAAGGCCACATTGAAGGCCATAAACGATGCTATCCGCGGCCAGGATTATGACGGCGCCATTGAAAAGGCaaaagaattaataaagaaGGATCCAAAGAGCTATCACGG CCTTATTTTCCTGGCCTTTGCACTGGACAAAAAGAATCAGCTTGTCGAAGCTGAAAATTTCTACAAAAAAGCTACAGAATTGCGTCCTCAGGATGCCCAAGCGTTCCAAGGACTGATCAAGGTGTACGAGAAGCAAGGAAACCAGAGATTAGGGGAGTATCAAACTGCCGTCGTGAGCTTGGCACAGATTTTTCACGAAGCAGAGGACCTGTACAAAGCCCAAGATGTTGTCGACAAAtttgtcgactttgccagGGTCAACGGAGACAAGCTGCAGTATGCCGATGCTCTCTGGATCCAGCTCCCTGAAAGTCCCCTGTATCCCATTTTAGAAGGACGATTTCCACAGCCAGCAAGGACTTATGAGACTATTGCACATATACTCGAGGACTTTGAAAAGAAACGGATCAATACCCTGGTCGGCGAGCGCCGTACGAGATTAGGAGCGAGACTCAGCGAGGTGAAAGTAGAGGTCAAGAGGGAAGTTTATGCACAGAGCAAGTTGGAACCCATCTACCGCCAGCTCATCAACTGGACAAGCAATGATGAAGTCAGGCGGGACTTTGAGGAGAAGCTCCTACAATATTGCTATGACAGATTACTCGTCACTGCTGCCGGGCCTGTAAAAACACAGGAGCAGGCCAAGGTTTTCGGTCTTGCAAACGACATGGTAACCATCAAACATCCGTTCAAACTCGCGTGGGATATTGCCATAGACTGGCAGGATGGTAAAGATATCAAGGACTGGGACGCCGGCCTGCTTCGAGATTACTGCACTTTTTTCCCAGACAGCGACATGTACAAAATCATTACGGCCTTCTTGACAAGCAATTTTTCGCCCTTTCCTCCGGAAGCTAAAGCAGCAGAAGATACCAGAGCGGCAGCAAATAGTGCTTCGGATGATagcgaagatgatgaagatggaggTGTTCCTATCGCGTACGTTCCGTTAACTGACGAAGACCGTCTGATGATGATCTCAGAAGGTATTACTGGTAGTGAGTCTGTATTTGCCTACAGGCTTGTTGGAGTTTACTTCCTGCAGATAGGAGAGTACGAGAACACGGTTGAGTTGATGAGGAAGGCTAGAGCATTTCTTGACAAGGAGCGGGCCAGGGTTGGGATTTCGTATGAGAACACGGGTGACACATATGCCTTGTGCCTTGCGACGTCTCTGGTTTACTTCCAGAGCCCCAGGCATCACCAAGAAGCCAAGGAGCTCTTTGAAAAAGTTCTTGAACGGGATTCAACCTCAACTTCTGCCCTCATTGGAGTGGGCCTGATttttgaagaagagaaggagtACGATCAAGCCATTGACTTCTTGGAGCGTGCTTTGAAACGCGACACCTCTAATTTGCGAGTCAAGTCCGAGGCTGCTTGGGTCAAGGCGCTGAAGGGAGACTGGAAAACTGCTAAACACGAGCTGTCCGAGTGTTTACCAATCTTGGAAGAAAAGATCGCTCTTTACAAGGAATTGATGGCAGATACTCAGTATCGCATTGGCTGCTGTATTTGGAACTTGGACACGAGTCGACAAGCTCGAAAACAGCGCAAGGGGGACTGCGCGTATGCATATTGGTTGAGCGCATTGAACAACAACATGAACCATGCTCCAGCATACACAAGCCTCGGCATATTCTACAGCGACTAcgccaaagacaagaagagagCGCGTCGATGCTTCCAGAAAGCCCTTGAACTTTCAGCAGCCGAGGTAGTCTCTGCTGAGCGGCTGGCGAGATCTTTTGCCGAGGATGGAGATTGGGAGAGGGTTGAACTGGTAGCCCAAAGAATCATTGACTCGGGCATAGtgaagccgccgcctggTTCTAAAAGGAAGGGGATCAGCTGGCCATTCGCCGCGATGGGAGTTGCCGAACTGAATAAGCAAGACTTCCACAAGGCCATCGTCTCCTTTCAGGCCGCTCTACGACTGTTTCCAAATGATTATCATTCCTGGGTCGGATTAGGTGAGAGCTATCACAGTTCCGGCCGATACATTGCTGCAACCAAAGCCATTGTGAATGCACAGCGTTTAGAAGAGCATCTAGGAGACGGTATCTCCGCCGATACATGGTTTACGAAGTACATGCTTGCTAACATCAAGCGTGAGCTTGGCGAATATGACGAGTCGATCGCTCTCTACAATACTGTTATAGAGACCCATCCAGAAGAGCAGGGTGTTGTTATTGCACTCATGCAGACGATGGTTGATAACGCATTGACATGCATTGAAAAAGGACTTTTTGGGAAAGCTGTGCAACTCGCAACTTATACCATTGAATTTGGGAGCAAAACTCCTGCAGATGTCAAGGAAACGTTCAACTTCTGGAAGAGCATCGCTGATGCCGCTTCGGTGTTTGGGTCTGTACAGAGCCGCGTCGTCAATTTCCCTGCAAGTGAGATTAAGGAGTTGTTGGAGGCTAGTTACCAAGAAGCTTTTGAACTGcttgccaatgtcgacaagGTCGGAACTGACGTGGTATATGCCAAGGGTATATATCCCAAGGATGAACAGCTGGGTGTTGACATGACACGCTGTATTCACGCCACGATTCTATGTTACAAAGAAGCTATCCACGTTTCTTCTGGCGATATACACGCACAAGCAGTGGCTCATTATAACCTGGGCTGGGCAGAATACCGTGCTCACGCTTGCCTGCCTGCCCAGATGCGAAAGAAGCCTAGCAACTATATCAAGGCCGCTGTCAGGGCTTTGAAACGTGCTATCGAGTTGGAAAGTGGCAATGCAGACTTTTGGAATGCTCTGGGCGTTGTCACGAGCGAAATCAACCCAGCTGTCTCACAACACGCTTTTGTCAGAAGCTTGCACCTGAATGAACGCAGCCCCGTTGGGTGGACGAACCTTGGCGTCCTCGCGCTTCTATCGGGGGACACTAAGCTGGCCAATGAAGCCTTTACCCGGGGACAGTCTGCTGATCCTGAATATGCGCATGCTTGGCTCGGCCAGGCGTTCCTAGCCCTTCTATACGGAGATGTGAAGGAAGCCAGGGGGTTATTTACGCATGCCATGGAGATTGCAGAGGCTTCCTCGGTACCAACTCGCAAGCACTACTCGTCTTCTCTTTTCGATCATATCTTGACAGCTCCTGCGAACATGACGGTGGCTTCGCTTATCCAGCCCTTATTCGCACTGAACCAGATTCGAAGTATGCTTCCACAGGATCTTGCTTCGGGCCATTTGTCATGCTTATTTAACGAACGAACACGGGACAGTGCCAGTGCGGTCAAGACGCTGGAGAAGCTGTGCGATGTGATTGAGGCCGACTATGAAGCAACAGAGTCCAGAGAAAGTCTCGCAAGATTCACATTGGCACGAACTGATCTCGCAAGAGCATACCTCGCCGCAGGAGAGTAcgccaaggccgtcgagtGTGGCGAAATGGCCCTAGGTTTAAGCAGTGATGATGCGGATAGCGAGCTCACTGGCGAGCAGCGGAAGAAGGCTCGGCTTTCATCACACCTGACGGTGGGCTTGGGACAATACTACCTGGGACAACACCAGGAAGCCGAAACATACTTCGAGGAGGCCCTTGGAGAATCGGACAATAATCCGGATGCAACATGCCTTTTAGCACAGGTGTTGTGGGCACAAGGTACCGAGAAGTCCCGGGACAAGGCTCGTGAAGTCTTATTTGAAGTGATTGAAAGACAGCCCGACCACGTGCAAAGTATTTTGTCTCTGGGCGTGGTAGCCCTTCTAGACCAGGATGAAAGTAGTCTTGAAGCCGTTGTCGAGGAACTCCAGGGCCTTCGCACAAACGACAAGGTCAGCACGACGGAACAGTCCCAAATTGGTGAAGTGCTTCGCGCCGTGGCGGGCATGGCGGAGGGCCACACACAGCAAGAGGTGGTACAACAAATACAAGAGGATATCATGTTGTACCCTCACCTTCCACACGGCTGGTCATCTTTGGCAGAGGCAACAGGGGACAAGTACGCTGCGCAAATGGCACTCAAGGTTGCGGCTAGAGGCATTCCGCCCAGGGGTATCTTGGAGGCTCAAGATTTAGCAAAGGCATATGCAGGCACGGGCAAGGCAGCTGACGCCCAGAAGGCTGCGTTCTTATCGCCGTGGGATGGATGTGGGTGGACAGCGTTGAAAGTTGTGACTGACGGAATATAA
- the VPS51 gene encoding Vacuolar protein sorting-associated protein 51, whose product MSTIASPRDPANPLRRLPSGTPTSSGRPSLETARSGVTSPAPDAPSQPLPKRSNRAALREYYKLRAPRIEVAGSEVPASDLDAPDFNAAEYVARVVGNSGLEDMLRLYTQVVAEVRALDAEKKALVYDNYSKLITATETIRKMRTNMDPLNPMASTLDPAIAQIYSQASSIREKLRESVPAPDSEEGWRRAAELRRQRTRELAVEVLATPQKLRDLVKEGKVQEAKRQWEMPKRLLVAWKETGVGGDHVQDVIDEGDAVFKPVPDLPQRTSRDDR is encoded by the exons ATGTCCACGATAGCCTCGCCGCGCGACCCGGCAAACCCCCTGCGGCGTCTCCCCTCCGGCACGCCCACCTCGTCCGGGCGGCCGTCGCTGGAAACGGCCCGGTCGGGCGTGACGTCGCCCGCGCCCGACGCACCCTCCCAGCCGCTCCCAAAACGCTCCAACCGCGCCGCCCTCCGCGAATACTACAAGCTCCGCGCGCCTCGCATCGAGGTGGCCGGCTCCGAGGTGCCCGCCAgcgacctcgacgccccGGACTTCAACGCCGCCGAGTACGTCGCGCGCGTCGTGGGCAACAGCGGCCTGGAGGACATGCTGCGCCTGTACACGCAGGTCGTCGCCGAGGTCAGGGCCCTAGacgccgagaagaaggccctcGTCTACGACAACTACAGCAAGTTGATTACGGCGACGGAGACGATCCGCAAG ATGAGGACGAATATGGACCCCTTGAACCCCATGGCGTCGACGCTCGACCCTGCCATTGCACAGATATACTCGCAGGCATCGTCGATACGAGAAAAACTACGCGAGTCCGTGCCGGCGCCCGATTCCGAGGAAGGGTGGCGGAGGGCGGCAGAGCTGAGGCGGCAGAGGACGCGGGAACTGGCCGTCGAGGTGCTTGCTACGCCGCAGAAGCTGAGGGATCTCGTCAAGGAGGGCAAGGTGcaagaggccaagaggcAGTGGGAGATGCCCAAGCGCCTATTGGTAGCGTGGAAGGAGACGGGTGTCGGGGGCGACCATGTACAAGATGTCATTGATGAAGGGGATGCTGTTTTTAAGCCAGTGCCGGATTTACCGCAGAGGACTTCTAGAGATGATCGGTAG
- the mkh1 gene encoding MAP kinase kinase kinase mkh1, which produces MRELFSPRNIAVDTLDTLDTPLVNIIVAPCGEAKTPGRGSAKEVPLSTKSLPQHPGNDPARAFQLPPPPPMSPPMAGGPSMSTMMNIPPPPPRYPGAPPGAVNGIMIPPPPGPPPNSNLGPQQSWHGNYGKLYDGRTPVGIPPPPPTGHQHLPYNPKFHAQMAAGQTIAMPPPPRPSDGMAMGATYIPSRGTYGEGVGIPGFDPNELASTSGSYMQASMNTMDTSHTGPMDDPNSRDRFYQSRNPSNASTATAGSTIPPELAAQWPLDTVLIWLAQNQFSKDWQETFRSLNLYGAQFLDLGSLHGGRGNFGMMHQRVYPRLLQECSSSGTGWDQSRERDEGKRMRRLIRSIVTGKPVDPSKMVSPHHRANSVASHGHNGSAGLEPVDSPNTPSGSTGSVNFAGQRFSQTRSTTMPTLGSGTMNSDSSHRSALKYIDSEGGRKLSPITNENAEGGTFRGTTDSPGGSPVPQQVLFPSATTPVLSPSPASAKLGHRSRNSTDSVTSNAAIYGSGVPADAAAILSRGLNLAEAMSASRSQDRSQYSPLNSGDRSAGGDTSASARDSKSFLSFLSRKKRQREDGSFPSPDEFDSPESPMCVPKSLADVYTSLNGSDSQLDRLGSAFVGTHEKDQVAMLERLNRSGGVRTFVLATTDYWNYRMCDITEAESATAIRQTICGSLGLTGFEQYSIFATELGKSDHAEPLDDQQLLTDKRVKGDSTGALKFFISPAKISSATTPNSVPASLFPGYIPPGMDEESYNRSRQRSSSSPPSSRANTIGDRIDEKTLAQEASDYRAEIERKQRAYLAKRKEANKKESPTAPDYVPSSSIKGRNVDFDQPRPSPFEDKKPDQLFPQRRPPAPPSDPSATLIKANSLSRKPGHNLRNSSGSMDGFPSPRHPPLAANGDGESTDGQRRSKYAAQPAPASGGIGAALVGMGRNLGAIGQSTANGPKATSPGRIISPPYSSAGSGNAQQQSGKTALSSVNYASTSNRGRGSPKPANGSPGSVTWSPGNLSFVVPDYSPGGTPALVAARVPSGSSAKNTEAVPRPVSPGDVSPSSSHSKSRGSADVFPSKRKSHGPDLDFKESDIQFSNSPSSQPPTRDIKPPPGDDSDDDSSDDGLFAIPLAGRKKDKPSSDTGTSASSSAQMGTDTRPVLHVVTSRKEKGRSVTFMKSPDSFDSSNDGGARTSSTRRTPGTPQTDTWDSDKESQINRRKSFIEKDVWANRPPTDDLLNNLDDFFPNLDLDQPVLEDHAGGDIPPLPSTDSGDGRNRSSSASLASMTTPGHSTSGAPPVAVPPSRQLSLYTNDNDTLGSDESTLKATERPTSSHAVAHRSIHRSGGLGRMKSIREVASQANKRYTSISQPVGSKSQTNLMRRKSTKMFNANIVQIRPDQRGSMVVPDIPQNTLPKRQTTFRWFKGQLIGKGTYGRVYLGMNATTGEFLAVKEVEVNPKAAGGDKGKMREMVAALDQEIDTMQHLDHVNIVQYLGCERKETSISIFLEYISGGSIGSCLRKHGKFEESVVSSLTRQTLSGLAYLHREGILHRDLKADNILLDLDGTCKISDFGISKKTDNIYGNDKTNSMQGSVFWMAPEVIRSQGEGYSAKVDIWSLGCVVLEMFAGRRPWSKEEAVGAIYKIANGETPPIPEDIQETIPPLAVAFMMDCFQVNPFDRPTADVILSQHPFCELDPNYNFYDTELYTKIKDAYKIS; this is translated from the exons ATGCGCGAGCTCTTCTCCCCTCGAAACATTGCCGTCGATACCCTCGATACCCTCGATACGCCCCTCGTCAACATCATTGTCGCACCCTGCGGCGAAGCCAAAACGCCTGGCCGGGGCTCGGCAAAGGAGGTCCCGTTGAGCACCAAGAGCTTGCCACAGCATCCTG GCAATGATCCTGCTCGCGCATTTCAactgcctcctcctccgccaatGTCACCGCCCATGGCCGGTGGTCCCTCCATGAGCACAATGATGAAtatcccgccgccgccgccgagatATCCTGGCGCGCCGCCGGGAGCTGTCAACGGCATCATGattcctcctccgccagggccgccgccgaacaGCAACCTGGGGCCCCAGCAATCATGGCACGGGAATTACGGGAAGCTGTACGATGGCCGAACGCCCGTGGGCattccgccgcctccccctaCCGGGCACCAGCATCTACCGTACAATCCCAAGTTCCATGCCCAAATGGCCGCCGGACAGACGATTGCCATGCCCCCGCCTCCGCGGCCAAGcgacggcatggccatgggcgcgACATACATACCCTCGAGAGGAACATACGGCGAAGGTGTAGGGATCCCTGGGTTTGACCCCAACGAGTTGGCGAGCACGTCCGGTTCATACATGCAGGCCTCGATGAACACCATGGACACCAGTCACACAGGCCCCATGGACGACCCCAACTCCCGAGACCGCTTCTATCAGTCGAGGAATCCTTCAAACGCCTCCACTGCCACGGCTGGCAGCACAATACCGCCCGAGTTGGCAGCCCAGTGGCCGCTTGATACCGTGCTGATTTGGTTGGCGCAAAACCAGTTCTCCAAGGACTGGCAGGAGACTTTCAGAAGCCTGAATCTTTATGGGGCGCAGTTTCTGGATCTGGGCAGTCTGCACGGCGGTCGTGGAAATTTCGGCATGATGCACCAAAGGGTCTATCCGCGTTTGCTTCAGGAATGTTCCAGCAGCGGAACAGGCTGGGACCAGAGTCGGGAGCGCGACGAAGGAAAGCGCATGCGTCGGCTTATTCGAAGCATCGTCACCGGAAAGCCGGTCGACCCATCAAAGATGGTGAGCCCCCATCACCGGGCAAACTCAGTTGCTTCACACGGCCACAATGGCAGTGCTGGCTTGGAACCAGTCGATTCGCCCAAC ACGCCTTCGGGCTCTACTGGGAGCGTCAATTTCGCGGGTCAGCGATTCTCCCAAACCCGATCCACGACAATGCCTACCCTCGGCAGCGGCACCATGAATTCCGATTCAAGCCATCGCTCAGCTCTCAAATATATAGACTCTGAAGGAGGCCGCAAGTTGAGCCCCATCACAAACGAGAATGCTGAAGGCGGGACGTTTCGTGGCACCACGGATAGCCCAGGAGGCAGTCCTGTTCCTCAACAAGTCCTCTTTCCATCGGCAACGACGCCCGTACTttcgccatcgccagcttCCGCCAAACTTGGCCATCGCTCTCGTAACAGTACGGATTCGGTCACCTCAAACGCCGCCATATATGGCTCCGGCGTCCCTGCTGACGCTGCTGCGATTCTCAGTCGCGGCCTCAATCTAGCAGAAGCCATGTCGGCCTCGCGAAGCCAAGACCGATCCCAATACTCACCACTCAACTCTGGTGATAGGTCAGCCGGGGGAGATACCTCGGCATCCGCAAGGGATTCAAAGAGCTTTCTGAGCTTTTTGTCAAGGAAAAAGAGACAAAGGGAGGATGGCTCCTTTCCTTCACCCGATGAGTTCGACTCTCCCGAGTCGCCCATGTGTGTTCCCAAATCTCTTGCCGACGTGTATACCTCGTTGAATGGGAGTGATTCTCAACTTGATCGTCTAGGCTCTGCCTTTGTTGGAACTCACGAGAAAGACCAGGTTGCGATGTTGGAAAGATTGAACCGGAGCGGTGGCGTAAGAACGTTCGTGCTGGCTACCACAGACTATTGGAACTACCGCATGTGCGACATCACAGAAGCAGAATCGGCCACTGCGATCCGTCAGACTATCTGTGGAAGCCTGGGTCTAACAGGGTTCGAACAGTATTCCATTTTTGCGACGGAACTCGGGAAATCCGATCACGCTGAACCTCTCGATGACCAACAGCTCCTCACTGACAAGCGAGTGAAGGGCGACTCCACTGGAGCCTTGAAATTCTTTATATCACCTGCAAAGATATCCTCCGCCACCACTCCAAACTCAGTTCCCGCATCCCTGTTCCCGGGCTACATACCTCCCGGTATGGATGAAGAGTCGTACAACCGTAGCAGGCAACGATCAagctcgtcaccaccatcttCCAGAGCGAATACGATCGGGGACAGGATTGACGAGAAGACGTTGGCTCAAGAAGCCAGCGATTATAGGGCAGAAATCGAGAGGAAACAGCGAGCATACCTTGCTAAGAGGAAGGAGGCAAACAAGAAGGAAAGCCCGACGGCTCCAGACTATGTGCCGTCCAGTAGCATCAAGGGCCGCAACGTCGATTTTGATCAACCTCGCCCATCACCATTCGAGGATAAGAAACCTGATCAGCTATTCCCCCAAAGAcgaccaccagcaccacctaGCGATCCATCTGCGACTCTGATCAAGGCCAATTCATTAAGCAGGAAACCAGGCCACAACTTGAGGAACTCGAGCGGCAGCATGGACGGGTTTCCATCTCCTAGACATCCACCTTTAGCGGCTAATGGCGACGGTGAGAGTACAGACGGCCAGCGAAGGTCGAAATACGCAGCGCAACCCGCACCCGCGAGTGGTGGCATCGGGGCTGCTCTCGTTGGCATGGGCCGGAATTTGGGTGCTATAGGCCAATCCACCGCCAACGGCCCAAAGGCCACTTCTCCGGGCCGCATCATATCGCCACCATACTCGTCAGCGGGTAGTGGCAACGCTCAGCAGCAGTCAGGTAAGACGGCTTTGTCCAGCGTGAACTATGCTTCAACAAGCAACCGTGGGAGAGGCAGTCCAAAGCCAGCAAACGGATCCCCTGGCTCGGTGACGTGGAGTCCAGGTAATCTTTCGTTTGTTGTGCCAGACTACTCACCCGGCGGCACCCCCGCGCTAGTTGCTGCAAGAGTACCCTCTGGTTCAAGTGCTAAGAACACTGAAGCAGTGCCGAGGCCTGTGTCACCGGGCGACGTTAGTCCTAGCTCTTCTCATTCTAAGAGTAGGGGCTCTGCCGACGTTTTCCCCTCGAAGCGAAAGTCGCATGGGCCGGATTTGGACTTCAAGGAGTCCGACATCCAGTTCTCAAATTCACCATCCTCCCAGCCGCCTACTCGAGACATCAAGCCTCCACCTGGCGACGATAGCGACGACGACTCCAGCGATGACGGCCTCTTTGCTATTCCTCTAGCCGGCCGGAAGAAGGATAAGCCGAGTAGCGACACCGGTACAAGCGCTTCATCGAGTGCCCAAATGGGTACAGATACTCGCCCCGTTCTGCATGTAGTTACTTCACGCAAAGAGAAGGGACGATCCGTTACTTTTATGAAATCTCCTGATAGCTTTGACAGTAGCAATGATGGTGGTGCAAGAACATCTAGCACGAGAAGAACTCCCGGTACGCCACAGACTGATACGTGGGATTCTGACAAGGAGAGCCAAATCAACCGTCGAAAATCGTTTATTGAGAAGGACGTGTGGGCAAATCGTCCACCAACCGACGACTTGCTGAACAACTTGGATGATTTCTTCCCCAATCTCGATCTAGACCAGCCCGTCCTTGAAGATCATGCAGGCGGGGATATCCCGCCACTACCATCAACGGACTCTGGCGATGGCAGGAATAGGTCCAGTTCTGCCAGTCTTGCGTCCATGACAACACCCGGTCATTCCACATCAGGAGCTCCCCCCGTGGCAGTGCCGCCGTCACGCCAGCTTTCATTATATACCAATGACAATGACACGTTGGGCTCTGACGAGTCAACTTTGAAGGCTACGGAGCGACCTACATCTAGTCACGCGGTGGCTCATCGCAGCATACATCGGTCTGGTGGGTTGGGCCGGATGAAATCTATTCGTGAAGTTGCTAGTCAAGCCAACAAGCGGTACACAAGTATTTCGCAACCTGTGGGTAGCAAGTCGCAGACAAATTTGATGCGACGTAAGAGCACGAAGATGTTCAACGCAAACATTGTGCAGATCCGGCCTGATCAACGGGGAAGCATGGTGGTGCCGGATATTCCTCAGAATACACTGCCCAAGCGACAGACCACGTTTAGATGGTTCAAAGGCCAACTCATCGGCAAAGGTACCTATGGTCGTGTCTACCTCGGTATGAACGCCACTACGGGTGAGTTCTTGGCAGTGAAGGAGGTTGAAGTAAACCCCAaagctgctggaggagacaagggcaagatgcGAGAAATGGTAGCTGCATTGGACCAGGAGATCGACACCATGCAGCACTTGGATCACGTAAACATTGTGCAGTACCTGGGATGCGAGCGAAAGGAGACCAGCATCAGCATTTTCCTGGAGTACATTTCTGGCGGCAGCATTGGATCTTGCTTGAGGAAGCACGGCAAATTTGAAGAGTCTGTGGTCTCGTCACTGACTCGTCAGACCCTTTCTGGGTTGGCTTACTTGCATCGCGAGGGTATTCTGCACAGAGATCTAAAGGCCGACAATATTCTGCTTGATCTGGATGGTACTTGCAAGATTAGCGACTTTGGCATTTCCAAGAAGACTGACAACATTTACGGCAACGATAAAACAAATTCGATGCAAGGCTCAGTGTTCTGGATGGCGCCAGAGGTCATCCGGTCGCAAGGAGAGGGCTACAGCGCCAAAGTCGACATTTGGAGTCTCGGGTGCGTGGTACTGGAAATGTTTGCCGGACGAAGACCCTGGagcaaggaagaagcggTTGGGGCCATCTACAAGATTGCAAACGGAGAGACGCCACCTATTCCAGAGGACATTCAAGAGACCATTCCGCCACTGGCTGTGGCGTTTATGATGGACTGCTTCCAAGT GAATCCGTTTGATCGTCCAACAGCCGACGTCATTCTATCGCAACACCCATTCTGCGAGCTGGACCCCAACTACAACTTTTACGACACAGAGCTGTACACCAAGATTAAGGATGCATACAAGATCTCGTAG